The sequence below is a genomic window from Arthrobacter sp. U41.
TCATCAGTCCCTCGCCGGCGACCCGATCCACCGGCAGGCTCTCCCCGGTGAGTGAGGATTCGTCGAAGCTGCCGGATTCTGAGAGCAGGATCCCATCCAGCGGCACGACTTCACCCGGCCGCACCAGCAGGATGTCACCGATCCGGACGTCGGTGGCGGCAACATCCTCGTGCTGGCCGTTTGCGCGGGTTCCGGCAGTGTGGGTTCCGGCGGCGGAGCTGCCGGCGCGTTCCCGGTGGGCCGTCTGCGGGACGCGTTCCAACAGGGAGGTCAGTTCTTTTTTGGCGCGGCCGGCCGCGTAGTCCTCGAGGGCTGTGCCGCCGGCCATCATGAGGACGATAATCATGGAGGCGATGAACTCGCCCACCAGCACGGTGCTGACGATGGCGGTGACCGCCAGGATGTCGATGCCCCATTGGCCGCCGATCAGCCGGCGGATCATGCCGACGGCAAGGTAGGCGGCCACGGCGAGTGCGTAGAGGCTGGCGGTGAGCTGCGCAATCAACGGCTGCCCGGACAGCAGCAGCACCAGCACCGCCACCAGGACGGCGAGAGTGCCCGCAACGAGCGGATACCGGAGCAAAAGTTTCACGGGGGAGCCGACCTTAGATTTCGCGTCCTGGACTACTTGCATCCTACTGCGGAGCCCTCCCGTGTAGGGCGGTAAGGGGGCAGGTTACGCAGCGCCGGCGGGCCGTCCCCGCATTGGCATGAGACGCTGGAGCCGGGCGGGATCCGTCCCGGCCAAACCGGCCCGCATGTTGGGGCCCTGGCCGGCGAACGGCCGAGCCACGTGTTCTACACCGCGTGGTCACGGATGAACACGGAACAGGAAAACATCGAGACCAACGCGGCCATGCTGCGGAACCTGCTCGCCAGCCGGCCTGCCGGTTTTAACGGGTACCGCCGGACGGAAGACTCCTTCATCCGCCTGTTTGACGGGTGCCGGGCCGACCGCCTGATTCCCGCAGGGCCCCCGGGCCCGGCCTAACAACGCGGGGTCAGATCGCGCCCATCCGAGGGGTCAACATGGGCGCCAGGTGACCCCGCGTTGCTTGGGGGATTTTGTTGTGTACCGGGCACTTCAGCCCTACTCCTGCTGTGGCCGGTGGCGCGACAGTGGAGCATGTGGGCGATCTTCACGGGGGACCGGCGCCGGTGGCTGGCGGCCGCGGCTGCGGTGCTGTTGCTCGCCGCCGGGGTGGTGCTGGCCGTCGTGCTTACGGCGGTCCCGCCCTCGTCCGCCCCGACGCCCTCGCCGTCACCGTCTTCGCCGTCGCTCCCGGCCAGCGCCAGCCCGTCGAGTAGCCCGTCGGAGAGCCCTGCGCCGGCGTCGCCGTCGGACACTCCGGTCCCCACCGAAACGGTTCCGGCCGGTCCCGCGCCGGTTCCTCCCGTTCCGCCGCCCGCACCTCCGGCGCCCGCCCCCGCCCCCCCGGCGCCCGCCCCCGCACCCCCGGCACCCGCACCTCCGGCTCCGTTCCCCGCAGCCCCGTTCCCCGCAGCCCTCGCCGGCCGCGACCTCGAGGTGATCCCGGGCGCCGGGGCGGTGGTGGCGCTGACGTTCGACGCGGGAGCCAACTCGGCAGGGCTGCCCAGCATCCTGCAGACCCTTGCCGGCACCGGAGTGCGCGGCACGTTCTTCCTCACCGGCAACTGGGCCGCCGCCAACCCCGCGGGGGTCGCCTCGATCGTGGCCGCCGGCCACCGGGTCGGCAACCATTCGATGACCCACCCGGGCTTCACCGGGCTCTCCGATGCCGCGATCGGGCGGCAGCTGTCAGCAGCCGAGCAGGCCATCCGGGCCGGCGGCGGCGAACCGCGGCCGCTGTTCCGCTTCCCCTTCGGCGAACGCGACGCCCGGACCATCGCCACCGTCAACGCCTACGGCTACCTGCCCGTCCGCTGGACCGTGGACACCCTGGGCTGGAAGGGCAGCAGCGGAGGGATCACGGCGCAAATCGTGGCGGACCGGGTGCTCGCCCGGCTTCAGCCGGGGGAGATTGTGCTGATGCACATCGGATCCAACCCCGACGACGGGACCACCTTGGACGCCGACGCGCTGCCCGGGATGATCGAGCGGATCCGCCAGGCCGGCTACGGCTTCACCACCCTCGACGCGCTGCTGGGCTGATGGCCGCCCTTAAAGCTCTGGAACGGCCGGAGATTGCGGCAGAAGGCCACTGTCGTGGTGACCGGATGCCTGATACGACTGAGGCATGACGGAGTCGCCCACCCTTGCCGCCGCCCTGGCGCCGGTCGATGCCGTGATCTTCGACCTGGACGGCGTGGTCACGGACACGGCGGAGCTCCGCGCGACGGCCTGGCAGCAGCTCTTCGACGAGGTCATGCAGGACCCGCGGCTTCCCGCCGGGACCCGCCGGGATCCGTTCAGCACCGGGGACTACCGGGACCTGGTCGCGGGCCGGACCTGGGAGGACGCCGTAACAACCTTCCTCGGCTCCCGCGGCGGAGCCATCCCGGCGGGCTCACCGTCGGATGGCTCCGGGGACTGGACCGCCTTCGGCCTCGCGGCACGCCACAGCGAACTTTTCGAAAAACTGCTCAGCAACACCCCGGTCCGGGTCTTCCCCGGCACGGCAGACCTGCTCAGCAGGCTGAAGGCAGGCCGGATCCCCGTGGTGCTTGCCACGTCCGCCCGGAACGCGGGAGCGCTGCTGTCCGCCGCCGGGCTCGGGGACGTCTTCGACCACATCATCGACGGGCAGACAGCGCTGGACCGCGATGTCGCGGGCAAACCGGCCCCCGCACTGTCACTGGAGGCGGTGCGCCGGCTCGAGATCCCGCCCGCCCGGGCCATGGTCATCGAGGAATCAGTCGCCGGCGTGGAAGCCGGCCGGCGCGGCGGCTTCGGGCTGGTCGTCGGCATCGACCGGTACGGACGCCGGGATCCGCTGGAAGCGGCGGGCGCCGACGTCGTCGTCGAAGATGTCGGCCAGCTGGACATTGGACTTGCCATCACGCACCCGTGGCTGCTGGTCTACCAGGGCTTCGACCCGGCGCACGAAGGCCACCGTGAGGCCCTCACCACCCTGGGCAACGGTTACCTGGCCACCCGCGGTGCCGCCCCCGAACACCGCGCGGGGGCGGTGCACTATCCCGGCAGCTATCTCGCCGGCGTCTACAACAGCCTGCGCAGTGTTGTTATGGACCAGGAAACCGTCGACGAACACATGGTCAATATCCCCGACTGGCTGCCGCTGGACCTCCGGATCGGCGAGGGCGCGTGGTGGTCCGAGGGCGGGCTTTCCCTCCGCAGCGAGCGGCGCACCCTGGACATGAAGCACGCAGTGCTGATCCGCGAGGCGCTTCTGGAGGACGACGCCGGCCGCCAGCTCCAGCTGCAGCAGCGCCGACTCGTGTCCATGGCCACGCCGAACCTTGCCGCCCTGGAAACCGTGATCACCGCTGTCGGCTGGGACGGCGCCGTCAGCATCCGCAGCGGCTGCGACACGGACGTCACCAACGCCAACGTCCCCGATGACGAGGCGCTGTCGAACCGGCACCTGGGGTCCGTCAACATTGCCGCTTCCGAGACCGGTCCTGGCGCCGCCGACCTCACCGTGGAAGTCCGGACCGTCACCAGCGGGATCGGGATCGCCCTCGCGCTCCGGACGGAAGTCTCCGGGTCCGATCGGCCGGCCGGGGCAGGGATTCCCGAAGTGCTGGGCGGGCTGCACGCGCACCGCTTCGAGCTTTCCCTGGCTGCCGGGGAGCAGCTGACCGTTCTCAAGACGGTGGCCGTGGCGTCCTCGCGCGACCACGCCATCGCCTCGCCGCTGGCGGCAGCCAGGGCCGTCCTGACCCGCGCCCCGGGCAGTTTCGCGGCGCTCCTGGCCGAACACGAGACCGCGTGGGCGATCCTGCTCGACCCCTTCCTCATCGAGCTCGAGGACGGCTCGCAGACGCAGCTCATCCTCAACCTGCACGTCTTCCATCTGCTGCAGACGCTCACCACCCACACCGCCGAACTGGACGCGGGCGTGCCGGCCCGCGGACTGCACGGCGAGGGCTACCGGGGGCACGTCTTCTGGGATGAACTCTTTGTGCTCCCGCTGCTGAACTCCAGGTTGCCCTCGCTCGCACGGGAACTGGTCGACTACCGGTGGCGGCGGCTCGGCGCAGCACGCGACGCGGCCCGGGCCGCGGGGCTGAAGGGGGCGATGTTCCCGTGGCAAAGCGGCAGCGACGGCACCGAACAGACGCCCAAGCTGTTGTTCAACCGGCTGTCCGGGCGCTGGATGCAGGACCACTCCCGGCTCCAACGGCATGTTGGCCTCGCCGTCGCCTACAACGCCTGGCAATACTTCGAGTCCACCCAGGACCGCGGCTGGCTGACCGAACATGGCGCGGAAATCATCGTCGACGTCGCCCGGTTTTTCGCGTCGATGGCGGAGTTTGACCCGGCGGAAGACCGCTTCCACC
It includes:
- a CDS encoding HAD family hydrolase, encoding MTESPTLAAALAPVDAVIFDLDGVVTDTAELRATAWQQLFDEVMQDPRLPAGTRRDPFSTGDYRDLVAGRTWEDAVTTFLGSRGGAIPAGSPSDGSGDWTAFGLAARHSELFEKLLSNTPVRVFPGTADLLSRLKAGRIPVVLATSARNAGALLSAAGLGDVFDHIIDGQTALDRDVAGKPAPALSLEAVRRLEIPPARAMVIEESVAGVEAGRRGGFGLVVGIDRYGRRDPLEAAGADVVVEDVGQLDIGLAITHPWLLVYQGFDPAHEGHREALTTLGNGYLATRGAAPEHRAGAVHYPGSYLAGVYNSLRSVVMDQETVDEHMVNIPDWLPLDLRIGEGAWWSEGGLSLRSERRTLDMKHAVLIREALLEDDAGRQLQLQQRRLVSMATPNLAALETVITAVGWDGAVSIRSGCDTDVTNANVPDDEALSNRHLGSVNIAASETGPGAADLTVEVRTVTSGIGIALALRTEVSGSDRPAGAGIPEVLGGLHAHRFELSLAAGEQLTVLKTVAVASSRDHAIASPLAAARAVLTRAPGSFAALLAEHETAWAILLDPFLIELEDGSQTQLILNLHVFHLLQTLTTHTAELDAGVPARGLHGEGYRGHVFWDELFVLPLLNSRLPSLARELVDYRWRRLGAARDAARAAGLKGAMFPWQSGSDGTEQTPKLLFNRLSGRWMQDHSRLQRHVGLAVAYNAWQYFESTQDRGWLTEHGAEIIVDVARFFASMAEFDPAEDRFHLRGVMGPDEYHTGNPGDPGGGLNDNAYTNVMAAWVFDQAVWIMHSVRGFDMEELRTRLLVTAAEIEDWEHLSRRMFVPFHADGVISQFDGYEALRELDWKHYRRTYGLIERLDLILEAEGDSANHYRLAKQADVLMLLYVLGEDQLIQFLARMGYTVTSAQMAATVDFYLARTAHGSTLSRVAHASVLAQRDPERAWAVFREALDADLDDTQGGTTSSGIHLGAMAGTIDVIQRSFAGLRITRDALDFAPRLPKELRRVKFHVRYRDQMLAVHLELDRLLVSAAPGDAAPVLVRVGTQRVLLRAGQDHVFLRQDN
- a CDS encoding polysaccharide deacetylase family protein; this translates as MWAIFTGDRRRWLAAAAAVLLLAAGVVLAVVLTAVPPSSAPTPSPSPSSPSLPASASPSSSPSESPAPASPSDTPVPTETVPAGPAPVPPVPPPAPPAPAPAPPAPAPAPPAPAPPAPFPAAPFPAALAGRDLEVIPGAGAVVALTFDAGANSAGLPSILQTLAGTGVRGTFFLTGNWAAANPAGVASIVAAGHRVGNHSMTHPGFTGLSDAAIGRQLSAAEQAIRAGGGEPRPLFRFPFGERDARTIATVNAYGYLPVRWTVDTLGWKGSSGGITAQIVADRVLARLQPGEIVLMHIGSNPDDGTTLDADALPGMIERIRQAGYGFTTLDALLG